The following proteins come from a genomic window of Montipora foliosa isolate CH-2021 chromosome 2, ASM3666993v2, whole genome shotgun sequence:
- the LOC137990983 gene encoding uncharacterized protein isoform X1 has translation MEVLRLCVISSLALGLLISTASGIGPGVELHLEYDSPLYPTVYHVIEGSVNGLQGVFHDSERALLTKDERFTVVIDIYSPTYSSRWNWYEFPAIFCFGDAATNCLKSAMNRSQTFRDPYLLRASSIERPIPFMVPFVNFTNITLPNGKSVPESGLVHPEFSSRNFTFHGASYDTTTGVLVGFSASSSQNVGKLANMKFTRKRNRLFPQPLTDCYFVEWAPDGCLPGLNILMKGWDMKRLKMASPRWLKFEKFPVNRDQRFMETIDIFEYGPKSFLVPRGVSIDTVAIASVPFSQVFKSVKETVKAELQSYGIKYKEESTETFQGSAKYDSYSKLYSASSYSSAISGMEYKLFQVRFRNSFNFKASQNWDDTFEKEFLELLESQNDAKAMDFFKEYGTHYVREAEMGGRKESLLSVSYCELTETDQKKADFEAKILIPYIGAHSVSSSAYYQRNLSDSDRKAIISGPFTTCRGGNSLNPAVCANDFLWRPTVLQMPYPTNLVLQPFYELTTNSSTQKWLQGKYKEYLVLDLEELREDLNKEAKCSTSTSGGVHHVTVSMFLFYGSLVFSWLLHMLALTSDFV, from the exons ATGGAGGTGTTACGGCTGTGTGTCATTTCTTCGCTTGCCCTCGGATTGTTGATTTCGACAG CTTCAGGTATTGGCCCTGGTGTTGAACTTCATCTCGAATATGACAGCCCTCTTTACCCGACCGTGTACCACGTGATCGAAGGATCCGTAAATGGACTCCAGGGAGTTTTCCATGACTCTGAAAGAGCTTTGCTTACGAAGGACGAACGGTTTACTGTGGTCATAGACATCTACTCTCCAACATACTCGAGCCGATGGAACTGGTACGAATTCCCAGCAATATTTTGCTTTGGAGATGCAGCAACCAACTGCTTAAAATCTGCCATGAATAGATCTCAAACTTTCCGCGATCCGTATCTTCTAAGAGCTTCAAGCATTGAGAGACCCATCCCTTTCATGGTTCCTTTCGTGAATTTCACAAACATCACCTTACCGAATGGAAAATCAGTACCGGAATCAGGACTTGTACATCCAGAATTCAGCTCGCGGAATTTCACGTTTCACGGCGCCTCATACGATACTACCACTGGAGTCCTAGTGGGGTTTTCCGCTTCTTCTTCACAAAATGTGGGAAAACTGGCAAACATGAAGTTTACTAGGAAGCGCAATAGGCTATTTCCGCAACCTTTGACGGACTGCTATTTTGTAGAATGGGCTCCAGATGGGTGTTTGCCGGGTCTGAACATTCTAATGAAAGGATGGGACATGAAACGCTTGAAAATGGCCAGTCCTCGATGGTTGAAATTCGAGAAGTTTCCAGTAAACAGGGATCAACGTTTTATGGAGACCATTGATATTTTTGAGTACGGTCCAAAGAGTTTTCTCGTTCCCAGGGGGGTTTCAATTGATACCGTGGCAATTGCGTCCGTCCCATTTTCCCAAGTGTTCAAAAGTGTTAAAGAAACCGTCAAGGCAGAACTTCAGTCTTATGGCATCAAATACAAAGAGGAATCCACAGAGACATTTCAGGGTTCAGCAAAGTACGACAGCTACAGTAAACTGTACTCTGCCAGTTCCTATTCATCTGCAATATCTGGAATGGAGTACAAACTATTCCAAGTTCGGTTTCGCAACAGTTTCAATTTCAAAGCAAGCCAGAACTGGGATGATACATTTGAAAAGGAGTTTTTGGAACTCTTGGAAAGTCAGAATGATGCAAAAGCAATGGATTTTTTCAAGGAATATGGGACCCACTATGTCCGTGAAGCCGAAATGGGAGGTCGTAAGGAGTCCCTTCTAAGCGTGTCTTATTGTGAGCTTACTGAAACTGATCAAAAGAAAGCAGATTTCGAGGCTAAGATTTTGATTCCTTACATAGGCGCTCATAGTGTTTCATCATCTGCTTATTATCAGCGGAACCTGAGCGACTCTGATCGTAAAGCGATAATTTCGGGTCCATTCACGACCTGCCGAGGAGGCAATTCTCTGAATCCCGCTGTGTGTGCCAATGATTTTCTGTGGCGCCCGACTGTTCTGCAGATGCCGTACCCAACGAATTTGGTCTTACAGCCATTCTATGAATTGACTACCAACTCGTCGACGCAGAAATGGCTTCAGGGTAAGTACAAGGAGTACTTGGTCCTAGATCTGGAAGAACTGAGGGAGGACTtaaacaaagaagcaaaatgCAGTACTAGCACTAGCGGAGGTGTTCACCATGTTACCGTTAGCATGTTTCTCTTCTATGGCTCACTGGTGTTCTCGTGGCTGCTACACATGTTGGCTTTGACTTCGGACTTCGTTTAA
- the LOC137990983 gene encoding uncharacterized protein isoform X2 — MEVLRLCVISSLALGLLISTGIGPGVELHLEYDSPLYPTVYHVIEGSVNGLQGVFHDSERALLTKDERFTVVIDIYSPTYSSRWNWYEFPAIFCFGDAATNCLKSAMNRSQTFRDPYLLRASSIERPIPFMVPFVNFTNITLPNGKSVPESGLVHPEFSSRNFTFHGASYDTTTGVLVGFSASSSQNVGKLANMKFTRKRNRLFPQPLTDCYFVEWAPDGCLPGLNILMKGWDMKRLKMASPRWLKFEKFPVNRDQRFMETIDIFEYGPKSFLVPRGVSIDTVAIASVPFSQVFKSVKETVKAELQSYGIKYKEESTETFQGSAKYDSYSKLYSASSYSSAISGMEYKLFQVRFRNSFNFKASQNWDDTFEKEFLELLESQNDAKAMDFFKEYGTHYVREAEMGGRKESLLSVSYCELTETDQKKADFEAKILIPYIGAHSVSSSAYYQRNLSDSDRKAIISGPFTTCRGGNSLNPAVCANDFLWRPTVLQMPYPTNLVLQPFYELTTNSSTQKWLQGKYKEYLVLDLEELREDLNKEAKCSTSTSGGVHHVTVSMFLFYGSLVFSWLLHMLALTSDFV, encoded by the exons ATGGAGGTGTTACGGCTGTGTGTCATTTCTTCGCTTGCCCTCGGATTGTTGATTTCGACAG GTATTGGCCCTGGTGTTGAACTTCATCTCGAATATGACAGCCCTCTTTACCCGACCGTGTACCACGTGATCGAAGGATCCGTAAATGGACTCCAGGGAGTTTTCCATGACTCTGAAAGAGCTTTGCTTACGAAGGACGAACGGTTTACTGTGGTCATAGACATCTACTCTCCAACATACTCGAGCCGATGGAACTGGTACGAATTCCCAGCAATATTTTGCTTTGGAGATGCAGCAACCAACTGCTTAAAATCTGCCATGAATAGATCTCAAACTTTCCGCGATCCGTATCTTCTAAGAGCTTCAAGCATTGAGAGACCCATCCCTTTCATGGTTCCTTTCGTGAATTTCACAAACATCACCTTACCGAATGGAAAATCAGTACCGGAATCAGGACTTGTACATCCAGAATTCAGCTCGCGGAATTTCACGTTTCACGGCGCCTCATACGATACTACCACTGGAGTCCTAGTGGGGTTTTCCGCTTCTTCTTCACAAAATGTGGGAAAACTGGCAAACATGAAGTTTACTAGGAAGCGCAATAGGCTATTTCCGCAACCTTTGACGGACTGCTATTTTGTAGAATGGGCTCCAGATGGGTGTTTGCCGGGTCTGAACATTCTAATGAAAGGATGGGACATGAAACGCTTGAAAATGGCCAGTCCTCGATGGTTGAAATTCGAGAAGTTTCCAGTAAACAGGGATCAACGTTTTATGGAGACCATTGATATTTTTGAGTACGGTCCAAAGAGTTTTCTCGTTCCCAGGGGGGTTTCAATTGATACCGTGGCAATTGCGTCCGTCCCATTTTCCCAAGTGTTCAAAAGTGTTAAAGAAACCGTCAAGGCAGAACTTCAGTCTTATGGCATCAAATACAAAGAGGAATCCACAGAGACATTTCAGGGTTCAGCAAAGTACGACAGCTACAGTAAACTGTACTCTGCCAGTTCCTATTCATCTGCAATATCTGGAATGGAGTACAAACTATTCCAAGTTCGGTTTCGCAACAGTTTCAATTTCAAAGCAAGCCAGAACTGGGATGATACATTTGAAAAGGAGTTTTTGGAACTCTTGGAAAGTCAGAATGATGCAAAAGCAATGGATTTTTTCAAGGAATATGGGACCCACTATGTCCGTGAAGCCGAAATGGGAGGTCGTAAGGAGTCCCTTCTAAGCGTGTCTTATTGTGAGCTTACTGAAACTGATCAAAAGAAAGCAGATTTCGAGGCTAAGATTTTGATTCCTTACATAGGCGCTCATAGTGTTTCATCATCTGCTTATTATCAGCGGAACCTGAGCGACTCTGATCGTAAAGCGATAATTTCGGGTCCATTCACGACCTGCCGAGGAGGCAATTCTCTGAATCCCGCTGTGTGTGCCAATGATTTTCTGTGGCGCCCGACTGTTCTGCAGATGCCGTACCCAACGAATTTGGTCTTACAGCCATTCTATGAATTGACTACCAACTCGTCGACGCAGAAATGGCTTCAGGGTAAGTACAAGGAGTACTTGGTCCTAGATCTGGAAGAACTGAGGGAGGACTtaaacaaagaagcaaaatgCAGTACTAGCACTAGCGGAGGTGTTCACCATGTTACCGTTAGCATGTTTCTCTTCTATGGCTCACTGGTGTTCTCGTGGCTGCTACACATGTTGGCTTTGACTTCGGACTTCGTTTAA
- the LOC137990983 gene encoding uncharacterized protein isoform X3 — MNRSQTFRDPYLLRASSIERPIPFMVPFVNFTNITLPNGKSVPESGLVHPEFSSRNFTFHGASYDTTTGVLVGFSASSSQNVGKLANMKFTRKRNRLFPQPLTDCYFVEWAPDGCLPGLNILMKGWDMKRLKMASPRWLKFEKFPVNRDQRFMETIDIFEYGPKSFLVPRGVSIDTVAIASVPFSQVFKSVKETVKAELQSYGIKYKEESTETFQGSAKYDSYSKLYSASSYSSAISGMEYKLFQVRFRNSFNFKASQNWDDTFEKEFLELLESQNDAKAMDFFKEYGTHYVREAEMGGRKESLLSVSYCELTETDQKKADFEAKILIPYIGAHSVSSSAYYQRNLSDSDRKAIISGPFTTCRGGNSLNPAVCANDFLWRPTVLQMPYPTNLVLQPFYELTTNSSTQKWLQGKYKEYLVLDLEELREDLNKEAKCSTSTSGGVHHVTVSMFLFYGSLVFSWLLHMLALTSDFV; from the coding sequence ATGAATAGATCTCAAACTTTCCGCGATCCGTATCTTCTAAGAGCTTCAAGCATTGAGAGACCCATCCCTTTCATGGTTCCTTTCGTGAATTTCACAAACATCACCTTACCGAATGGAAAATCAGTACCGGAATCAGGACTTGTACATCCAGAATTCAGCTCGCGGAATTTCACGTTTCACGGCGCCTCATACGATACTACCACTGGAGTCCTAGTGGGGTTTTCCGCTTCTTCTTCACAAAATGTGGGAAAACTGGCAAACATGAAGTTTACTAGGAAGCGCAATAGGCTATTTCCGCAACCTTTGACGGACTGCTATTTTGTAGAATGGGCTCCAGATGGGTGTTTGCCGGGTCTGAACATTCTAATGAAAGGATGGGACATGAAACGCTTGAAAATGGCCAGTCCTCGATGGTTGAAATTCGAGAAGTTTCCAGTAAACAGGGATCAACGTTTTATGGAGACCATTGATATTTTTGAGTACGGTCCAAAGAGTTTTCTCGTTCCCAGGGGGGTTTCAATTGATACCGTGGCAATTGCGTCCGTCCCATTTTCCCAAGTGTTCAAAAGTGTTAAAGAAACCGTCAAGGCAGAACTTCAGTCTTATGGCATCAAATACAAAGAGGAATCCACAGAGACATTTCAGGGTTCAGCAAAGTACGACAGCTACAGTAAACTGTACTCTGCCAGTTCCTATTCATCTGCAATATCTGGAATGGAGTACAAACTATTCCAAGTTCGGTTTCGCAACAGTTTCAATTTCAAAGCAAGCCAGAACTGGGATGATACATTTGAAAAGGAGTTTTTGGAACTCTTGGAAAGTCAGAATGATGCAAAAGCAATGGATTTTTTCAAGGAATATGGGACCCACTATGTCCGTGAAGCCGAAATGGGAGGTCGTAAGGAGTCCCTTCTAAGCGTGTCTTATTGTGAGCTTACTGAAACTGATCAAAAGAAAGCAGATTTCGAGGCTAAGATTTTGATTCCTTACATAGGCGCTCATAGTGTTTCATCATCTGCTTATTATCAGCGGAACCTGAGCGACTCTGATCGTAAAGCGATAATTTCGGGTCCATTCACGACCTGCCGAGGAGGCAATTCTCTGAATCCCGCTGTGTGTGCCAATGATTTTCTGTGGCGCCCGACTGTTCTGCAGATGCCGTACCCAACGAATTTGGTCTTACAGCCATTCTATGAATTGACTACCAACTCGTCGACGCAGAAATGGCTTCAGGGTAAGTACAAGGAGTACTTGGTCCTAGATCTGGAAGAACTGAGGGAGGACTtaaacaaagaagcaaaatgCAGTACTAGCACTAGCGGAGGTGTTCACCATGTTACCGTTAGCATGTTTCTCTTCTATGGCTCACTGGTGTTCTCGTGGCTGCTACACATGTTGGCTTTGACTTCGGACTTCGTTTAA